The Periophthalmus magnuspinnatus isolate fPerMag1 chromosome 17, fPerMag1.2.pri, whole genome shotgun sequence sequence AAAATGTAGGTTGTGTGGAGTAAGGTTTGTCTAAAATATTGTGATTGTAATTCTTAGTTTTCCAGTGATTGAAGTGTGGTGTGCCGTCGCTCTGGAGGAACTCAGGAGGCtctggtttggtttagtcctgtttttaaaaGGGTTTAGTTCagatgtaaatatttgtaaatttaagtcctgtttaaatgtacttcagtcctgcttcaaaCTAGATGTGAACTCATTCTGAAACAGGCCTGTGGGCTCCGAGCGCTGCAGTTCATCGTCAGTGTCTCTTGgtcgaccaaaatttgtattagtctagtTTTTTATGGGACAACAGTAGAAAGAGCAGGTGACTGAGTGAGTGGAGATTTGGAAGTGAAattaaaatacagttacttGTCTTCGCAAGTAgtattttttgcatgaactccccctgcaggtgtagtcttgtgagtgcagtttgggtcagaaaCTCAGAGATACAGAATACTTTTGAGAGCTATTGCCACGCCTCCTTTTTAGTCAACCAATAAGAGAAGTCTTAAGTCAACTACAGGGAAATGATTTGGACACAGGAGCTCACACagcacaatataatataaaaacaaagagcaaaaatcTAAAtggtaaaacacaaaataagtaTAAAAAATCGACTGGTGTCAAATAAGGCAGAATTATATAACTGtatatctgtatttttgtatttactatatttgtattttatcttttcAGCCTCCGCTTCTTGAGGACTGTGCGTTGTTTGAGACTCTTTTTGAGGGGGAGATGGGGAACCAGGCGCGAGAGGAGTGGGAGAGGGCCATGACCGAACTGGCCCAACAGGAGCCGGAGCTGCTGGAGCATTTCCAAAAACTGTCAGAGGCTGCGGGCAAAGTCGGTAAGTGTCAAagacagttgaaaccagacgtttacatacgCTATAGAAAGacacacatgcttttttttctcattgtctgacatgaaaacagactaaacctttactgttttagatcagttaggattgacaaaattatttctatttgcaaaataggagaataatgagagaaggattttataaaacaatttttcacgactttcttcaaagtcagaagtttacacacaTTTCAGTATTTGTCccattgtctttaaactgtgtgacttgggtcaaatattttgatttccttccacaaacttctcacaatagttgtctggagttttgtcccattcgtccagacagaactggtgtaactgagtccagtttgtgtccgtctcactcgcacaggccttttcaggtctgttcatacattttcaataggactgagatcaggacTTTGTGATGGACACTCcagaacattgactttgttatccttaagcctctttgtcaccagtttggccATATGTTTCAGGTTATTGTCCATTTGAAGACACATTTGTTCCAAGCTTTAACTTCagggctgatgtcttgagatgatGAAAACAGCCCCACGACACGATGCAGACACCCCCGTGTTTCACAGTCGGGATGGTGTTTCTCaggcctttttcctccaaacataacgaGGCTCATTCTGGtcaaacagttcagttttagtttgttcagacacaggacatgtctccaaacatgaagctctttgtccctgtgcattTACAAACTGCACTGGACTCCTCCAGATGACTCCTTTGTACAGAAAAGTTCAGTGTTATCCAAATGATGATAAATGTTGTAATTTCTATTTCTccttattaaaaacaagatttaatatttaaatatgataatgtaataattttACCTTTACCTTAAAAACTTCTGTACTCAAAAGAAACGTTTAACTGACATTTTTAGTCCATATTTCTCTGTTTTCATGTACAAAACCATTCCTTTTTATAATTTTCATGTCCagctaaaatatttatattgggCTGGCATCACTATTTTATCTTCGTTATCTATTTCTgcaactgtgtttttacaggCACAGACACGGCGTCACAGCAAGAGTTCACCTCCTGCCTCAAAGATACGCTCAAGGGACTGGCCAAAAACGCAGATAACCTCCAGGTGAGTCCACAGTGTTTTACATGACTattgggggtgttctacatggatctctatggtggaatgcacacacatgtatttaaagagctcatgttcaggagcctgtgatctgagtgttcatggtcctgtttaagagtttgattttacacaaaaagatgagagtgactcactgaaaaactgttggcgaaagctaatgctaatgctagcgatCTTGTGACTGTGACGTTACTTGAGAGAGACTTTTGTTTAACTGCACAGATCACCTGTTGGAGTAGTAAGATGCATCTTTATGTTCAGATTGTTAAAGTCGAACTGTAGGCCGGTTAGCATCACGGTGGtgacgtcagctgcaaagtagcaattacaaatgtttgttttgtgttcagACGTCGGGTTTGGCTGGAGAGGACCTGGTTAAAGCTCTGGAGGGACTGACCTTAGAAGGaggaagtgaaggaggagaagatgcAAATATTCTTCCCATAATGCAATCCTTCATGCAGAACCTGCTGTCCAAAGAGGTGCTCTACCCGTCACTCAAAGAGATCACCACCAAGGTACAGACGAATGAGcagagtgtgcatgttctctctgtgtgtgtggagtttgcgtgttctctctgtgtctgtgtggagtttgcgtgttctctctgtgtctgtgtggagtttgtgtgttctctctgtgtctgtggagtttgcgtgttctctctgtgtctgtggagtttgcgtgttctctctgtgtctgtggagtttgcgtgttctctctgtgtctgtggagtttgcgtgtcaATCTTTAACCCgtttggacccggtttccacAGAAAAGAGAGCAACAAATAGTTtttgatctaaaatgaagataacacattatatattgttttttttacctttacgttCTGTATAAACAACAATAGTATTTGTAAAATCTCTGCATGAATCTTTCTTTCCCCTGCTTAATGTCCgtctgctcctgaccctctgcagcgtctgtgtctgtctgaagtttcatgtttcaggactgtgtctgtgaggcctgaggtttgtttttaacatagttcatgATGGAGAAAAGCTGCTCACAGACGAACGTGGATCTGAACATCCACAGGGCTCCAGATGtgcatttattcatgtttatgtcGTATCGGGGAAAGTCTTCATAAATGCACGGAGTTTTGGCGGGTAAACCGAAGAGCGatgaaaaattataaaatataattttatcttaATATTTTAAGATCACAATAACATggccacacagagccacagtataaggatgaaagagccacatgtGGCTCTGGAGCCAACCCCTGGTTTAGTGAATCGGTTTTAGACTCAGTCGGTCagtgttagctgttagctgttagctgaCTCATTATTTTATAGTGATTATGACACAGTCACTTCCACAGCAGAAGAGGAGTGTGACCTGAGGGTTTTTGGGACGTTGAATCTGTCttttcctgttgtgttttgtttagtaaCAAACACTGAAGTTTAATAGTTATTTGGTTGTACTTGTGCCTCTTTGACAGTATCCTGAATGGTTGGACGCAAATAAACCGACGCTGAGTTCAGACGATTTCCAGCGGTACGAGCAGCAAGCCAAAATCATGGCCGACATTTGTAAACTGTttgagaaggaggaagaggagggagcggAGGACAAAGAGCGGACCTTTGAGACCATCATGGACCTAATGCAGAAGGTCGGATTTAAgggtcacatttacatttttactctttaaatataatgttttatgttgtgtCATTGCAGTGTTGTAGAAGCAGATGCAGGAGCTCGGCTGAAGCTTTGTAGCAAATGCGTGTTTCTGTAATTCTTTATTTTAGACATATTAATACTTAAagattagtgggatgcagctgattgtgatgtgatagtgctctgaagggggagtgacttaacatggagagcaaaggtGACCTGAAGatgtgatgtgttacagttaatacaccacagaagtaaaatactccagTACAATGTATTGTACTCATACTACATCACTTTCTCTTTATTTGGCTGCACATAATTCAAATTTTGAATTCACTGATTGTAAGTTTGTGTTAATCACGACCAAATTCATGaatttaatgttgtgttttgttccacagCTTCAGGAGCTGGGTCAGCCTCCCAAAGAGCTCGCAGGAGACGCGGTGAGTCTGTGTCCCAGTGCGCTGATGCCACATTTAGACTTTAGGGGGCAGCAGATGTACATATTCTACCAGCACATAATGGGTTAGGACATGCAACACAAAAAGCTTTGACCAGATTTCACCGAGACGTACGGTCTGAACTGTATTCTGTGCGTGGTTTACGGACAGATTAACCAGAGGAACACTGACACACTAACACTAAACAGGATTATCTCTGTAAAACTCCAACAAATCTTAGTGTAAAAATGCACCAATAAAAGTTTATACTGCACAAAGAACACAGTGCAAACAAGAATACACGCCATATTTACTGAGCCAGAAAAAGCCTTCTTTTAATCATCTTTGGAACGATTAGGTGATGTAATTATCAGGCGTAGTTCCAGACTTTTCTGCGTTCAAACAGGATGTAGGAGGGACTGACTCCACAGGAAATTTATGGTGCAGcagcagaaaaataaaaccagatCCTTTGCAGAGAAGTGATGAAATGTTTCCCTCTGTTTTTCCTCAGCCTCCGGGTCTAAACTTCGACATGGACTCGCTGAACCTCCCTGGagggccagcagggggccccgaTCAGTGCTCCGTCATGTGACGTGGTTTTAGCTGGGACCAAaatcactgaagtaaaagtcCCTCACTGAGAAAgtgcagaagaagaggagaccGGCGGCGCTTTCTGAGACTGGAGCCGTTTAGAAGCCAAAAGAGGAGGAGTAACAGGAGCAAACACCAACACTACACCAACGCTCTGTCCACACGTTTCAAGGCATTTTAGAGTCTGATTTTACATGCACACGTCAGCAGaaggcgcaaagactccaacaACTTCTGCTGCTAACAATGAGGCTAAATATACCCACAAATCTACTAAAATCATACTAACATGTCCTGTACTCTTACCCGTTCAAAACGTTAAAGAGCtgctgcttgactccatggaaataaaacgTTCAAACCATAATTTCCTTGGTGCCAAGCAAGCTAAGTACAAGTCCGTTTTGTAGAGATGCAAGCAGTATGGATACATGTTTGACTTTTAAAAATTACACAGCGGggctttaaataatataaattcctctgcaaaaaataaaatctccacAGAGCCGTGtcgtttagacctctacaaactgaAACACACGGGGTTCTTCTGTTAATTTAGACACACAGTTTCAGTTTTTGTCTAAATTTGCACATAATCTGTTCAACTCTATTCTCGAAAATGCCTGCCCCGTGTGGACAGAGTGTGTAACTGCACTTACTGTGAACATGACACCAGTGTGTTATTGAACTGTGGAGGTTTGCTTGGTTTTAACTGGACTTTTCCACAAACGCTTGCTTAGCACTGCcctgtttctgtttttctcaaTACAGTTCAGCCTATTTGAATACAGTACTATACCAGTTAACGGGTAACAACCgtgcctttcaaaataaaacgacCTCAGATACACTTTGGGTTGGAGTGAGCCCTGGAGTGAGCAGTTTGGGTTTTAACGTGTGGGCTGCACAGTGTTATAGATGCATGTCATATGGGACACAGAGATCATTCCCTTTTCTGTATTTGGACGACTCTAAAGCAGCGTTTGGACTCTAAACCAACGGTTGAATAGAACAGCTGTGAGGATGGTACTTCTGTGAGCGGTGAACAGTGGCATTTTCATTCTCCCAATTTGTGCAATGAAATTTAATACAAAAGGTTAAGCTAATATaagtatttatttgttcaaacGCAAacatttgagtcatttctttaaactattgatactttgcagtgatgtCACACTGGGGGATGtagcggttaccatggtgacacattaATAAATACTgacataaatgtttttaaatagtctgaaaactaaagaaaaaaatagaaaatacatttaaagacacaagtTCAGGAGCCTGGGGTCAGTctgagctcatggtcctgtttaagagtttgattttacacaaaaaggtgaaagtgactcactgaaaaactgttggctaatgctaatgctaatgctagcttctgactgtaatgttatttgagaaggacttgtttaacagcacaaattagctcatctgttgtagttcaggtAAGTCTGTTCTTTCTCATCAGATTGTcttaaaataaagatcagattaaagtttaacagagcttcagacagagcagtgcctccagttagcaccACACCCAGAGAATGCTCATGACATCATCTGTAAAGTATCAGTAGATGTTCTGACTCAGATCACTGAGACACAGATTCTGGTTTTCTCCAGTCTGTCAAATGCAGACGACAGATTTTCCAATGCGGTTTATGGGTTTAAAgaaatgcaatgttttttaatgatttttgttttaatttttccaGATAAAATGAGTAATAATGATCATCTGAAATGTGTGGATTTGTTTCTTGTCACTATATACTGTGCTGCTGTGTGGTTTGACTTTGCAGTTCCGTAGCACCTCTGTGTTTACATTGTCTCTGATCTGAGTGTGACTCTGCCCCACTTTATAATTTGTACATAATGTCGTAGTTATAGCCAATTAACTTGTAAATAGACATATAAGAGAGTGTACATTTGTTGAATAATTCCATAAATGTCCAAAGTGAATGTGATTCACGCTTCATTAATGTTGcagcaacaataaaaaacatgtttctgcCAAAATACAAGTGTTTTTCTGTCACATTCTAGTGCTGGCACCAGAATAACACGCCAAACTTGATTTAGATAAAGAGAAATAGACttaatactcaatacagattctgatactATGAAgataacaaaaacactttatttagtgTTCTATTCCACTGTGTAATCCtggtgtgcagtaggttcatagtggtccatgggtgtgtactagtctttGTGTCTTGTGCTttcagaagaagaggagaagaaggaggggaAAAGgtaaatggagagagagacaaaggggagGAATAGTGGTGTGGACCATATTTCCTTTAGGTTCTGTGTTTATAAGTTTATTGCAGCTTGAATGATAATCTCTTACCTTCCATTAAATgtacattatattattttcctAAGCGTTTATATCCACACTGCAGCAATTCAGTTCAAAACATTCCCTTGTGTTTAATGTAAATACACATGTGCAGTGGGCTCTGGCTCtcatttagtccagttttagacctggttttatcctAAAGTGTAGTTCACTAATGGTCTATCTCACttaaccctggtttagaacCAATGACAAAAATATCTTTCTCTGAATTACATTCTCCCCACAAATTGTGTAGAACTATGTCAGAAATGGTAAATAGCAGAGCGTATTTgagagtttgtgtttgttggtaTTGTTCCTAGGATTTTTGTTCGTTTGATTCATTTAATGTCGTAGGTCTACATTTCCTGGTCTACATTATGCCACAGACACATAAAGACAGATTTTCACCAGTGAAACCTTATTACAAGCCTGTGATgtttccatagactgtatatagattatattacagtctgtggttgttcTTGACCTTTTGGTGACATCTGTTGGCAAAATATCAGAAAGCATCACTTCAAGTACAGCTAGAGATTTGTGTgccttttctgtttatttatttattagctaCTGAAACAACtgcaaatgaatgaaaataactCATAATAATTCAAactctacatttatttatttaaaaatgtttgcttAGATTAAAGCAAACATAGTATATAGAATATCGATTAGAAATATATATTCTATAGTCATTTGACCAAAATACAGCAAGAAAAGCATTACTGAAACTACAGCACCTGTTTTCACTTGTAAGAAAGTGGTGTAAAGTTTTTAATGGATGTCAAATATAGCCTTGTTTTTGTCACAGTTGCAGATTAGCagcgtttttttaaattaatacttaaatacattgtgatttatatatatatatatatttatttatttatttatttatgtatttatttatatatttatttatatatttatttatatatttatatatatatatatatatatatatatatatatatatatatatatatatatatatatatatatatatatatatatatatatatatatatatatatatatatatatataatagtattttctattatttatttattttttattatttatttattatcattttatttattcatttatttattattattatttatttattttttttatttttatttttatttttttcttacgtGGTGCGTATCTTACGTAGTGCGTAGCTCTCGTGGAGCTTTCTGCGTCACCAAAGCGGAAGTCAGAATTAGCTACGTGTCAGGAAAAGAGGAGCAGCTGAATCTATGGACCGAGGAGGACGAGCTGCTTAAATCTACAAGTCTGCAACATTTTCCACATTTAACAACCGAGTGGACTTGTATTTTAGATAATCTATTCTCCGTGACGATGCTAACCAAGTTTGAAACCAAATCGGCCCGAGTTAAAGGTACgaagctgttagcatgttagcatgttagctagcgGCGGGTTTAGCCAAATGGCATCGGCAAAATCTCCATGAACTgctttatttagttatttattataatatatatccTATTGTACGTACTATTTAAGTTCTTAACTGTATGTAGGTCATTGCTGTTTGATTGTCAATTGTTGTAAAACGTAACAAAATGTGCAAAGAGCTAAAGCTTTCCTCATATGAAAACGAACAACTCTACTCAGTATCTACGGTTACATCGCATCCTTTATACTtgtatttgtcttgttttaggCCTAAGTTTCCACCCCAAAAGGCCCTGGGTTCTGGCGAGTTTGCACAATGGGGTGATCCAGCTGTGGGACTATCGCATGTGCACCCTCATTGATAAGTTTGATGAACATGATGGTAAGAAAGGCCTGACGTGGCTTCAGCTAAAAAACACTACACTGTTTCACTCATGTTCTTTATTTCCATCATTATATACTCTGTAGATTCTCAATATTTTCTTTGCTACACCATTccacatattttaatttatatatgtGATGTATTCTGTCTgcattaaatgtaaaaagtagtaaacattAACAAATATGGTGTGCCCAAACGTCTCAGACATGTTGTTTCTAAATGTTTTTCTCTTTCCCAGGACCTGTCAGAGGAATTGATTTCCACAAACAGCAGCCTCTTTTTGTGTCTGGAGGTGATGACTACAAAATTAAGGTGAGGGTGGCATCATTAGCATGTCTAAAGCTGAAAGAgctgtttgtatatttactttttaacaacTCTTCATGCATTTGGCTGTAATGAATGAAAGGATACATTtatgcttttttacatttcttataCTGTGTGTCATTACTGTCTTTAAACTTtaatgttgtcacgatactaaaattccaTACTTGAATTTTGAGTCTGTTCCTTTCGATAAGGAAAAGACTTGATgttcaatactgattctgacgCCACGATGatggttaaaaaaaactctttacataatagaatgtgattttcaacatttaatcatagtcattcaggaaaggttcatttctgttccgtgaatgggacttttttgtaTCAACCTtctaaaatgagtatctagtttgatactagttttagtatcaatatctgattttcagacatttgacaaccctaatgcaCATATATTCTTTATTGTGCACTGTCCGGATGTTCATTAAAAtaactgtatatttttttactcttttcatTCACAGGTGTGGAACTACAAGCTGAGACGCTGCCTCTTCACTCTCCTTGGACACCTGGACTACATCCGGACCACCTTCTTTCACCATGTGAGTTTAGTACAGCTTTCTCAGTTTTGATatcaatttcaatactatggCTTTTAGTATCTGCCGATAATTAGCCGATACCAGCACAGAGACTGAAAACGTaaatttatttccttaaaacaaaaataagaaaaaaataatctatagctgttatttatctctcagaGAACCACAGAACAACTTggcataaataaaagttcaaacattatgagactttctgggccgacTACGACCTGTAAATAGTCATCCATtcatatgtccaaccaggatattgacCAAACCGATATTTGGATATCCgatcaatgtaaaaagacttACTTGACCACCTTGGTTAAAttttacaatagaaatgaaATGGTGCTATAAGACTTTATgacatttgtatttcttttcttACACTtgtttgttgtgtattttagGAGTATCCCTGGATCCTCAGTGCTTCAGACGACCAGACCATTCGCATCTGGAACTGGCAGTCCAGGACCTGTGTCTGGTGagtaaatacatatacataaatatataaatttaacAGTAGAGGAGGGATAAAACACAATTTCCACAAGACGAGCCACGAGATTCATGCACAAGAAGAGACAGCACGAGACTTTAACatcatttataaatataaatatatattcagtTAACAATTTTGACCTGACAATGTTTGATTTCtggtatttaatatttttgctgtcATTGAAGCATGTTTTTTGGTACTACAGCTTCTTAAGAAATGTCTCTGTTGTGGCACCATATGTTTTATCATCtctattaaataaacatttgtgcAGATTTTTCAACTGTTTTGAGCACATCTTTCTCCTGTCCGCAGTGTGCTGACCGGACACAACCATTACGTGATGTGCGCCCAGTTCCACCCGTCTGAGGACCTGGTGGTGTCTGCGTCTCTGGACCAAACCGTGCGCGTGTGGGATATCTCTGGTGAGAGTGGGACAGTGGACAGACACACTTCACAAACTGAACTTCTACAGGAGccacttaaatatttaaatcatgAAATGAGACCATTCATTTGAGGAGTTTTGACTAGTGTGGATTCATTTACTTATTAGGTGCACCGTATTTAACTTGTTTCAGTGCATTTTTGACAGAGAGTTAGATGGCTGTTATGTCATTGTCCGTAGTATttccaaaaattaaaaaagttgGGAGTAGGAATGATCtggtccagctttttcagttctgacacTGAGTCtgacactgtggctttaagtatgTGCCTGATATCAACCAatgccagagcagagactgaaaacaacatttatttccttaaaaaataaaaaaaaagtcccagcTGATCCAAATATTTACCCACCACATAtttacagaacaactttgtataaataaaaacaaacattatgaaACTTGCTGGACAAATTATGgactgatatttggaagcctatatccagcaaatttttcaaTTTCCAATACTGACATCGGCATCACAAGTCAAGAGGTCACAACTCTCAGGCATTAATTTAACAGCTcttacacaataataacaaatgatcccagtttttcccattcatttgCCTTTAGTGTCATCACTTAGTTATGCAGTTTTCGTACTTAGTTGCTCTGTAACTCGGCCTGAAGAGAAGGTTCTCTGTAACCTTTCTGCTCGCTTCTTGACTCTATCGagaatctgttttttttcctagATGGTTCCACATTCTGGCATTAATTATGTAGCATTATTTCATTATGGGTGATATAATTGCTCAGATATACTTGAagttgcatctccacaaatttGACATGAGTAAAATGCCGTAATGTTGATTATTGTGGGAcaaaaataacatctccctgTAGATTAGCAGATGGCAGGCGCTTTTacagaacagttacatagtgcacctttaactgcatAATTAATCATAAATATCAGTAAGTAAATGAATGTAAACGAGTCCAGACTTGGAGTGGCGTCGTGTGAACACTTGTAGATGTTCAGTTTGTGCGGTGTATGTTGGTGCTGTCTTTTGGGACCGGTGGTTACAGGGCAGGAGCTTCATTTTCCTGCTGTTGTTGTCGAGGGCCAATCTCTATGGGTTATGTAAAGAAATGCCTCTTTTTAAACTGCAAAACATTCAGTCTGGAGTATTTTCAGTGGAATCTACTTTATTCTAAATGTTTGGTTTTAACAAAGTGGTATTTCTGTTTAATTTGCATGTTTAATTTGTTTGGGGTTAATGTA is a genomic window containing:
- the pex19 gene encoding peroxisomal biogenesis factor 19, with amino-acid sequence MASGAGQSSSGHDAELDELLDSALDDFDKAAAPPPAAAASASAMSGAEKPPLLEDCALFETLFEGEMGNQAREEWERAMTELAQQEPELLEHFQKLSEAAGKVGTDTASQQEFTSCLKDTLKGLAKNADNLQTSGLAGEDLVKALEGLTLEGGSEGGEDANILPIMQSFMQNLLSKEVLYPSLKEITTKYPEWLDANKPTLSSDDFQRYEQQAKIMADICKLFEKEEEEGAEDKERTFETIMDLMQKLQELGQPPKELAGDAPPGLNFDMDSLNLPGGPAGGPDQCSVM